Genomic window (Juglans microcarpa x Juglans regia isolate MS1-56 chromosome 2S, Jm3101_v1.0, whole genome shotgun sequence):
TCAAAAACAACATTATGTGAAATATAGACACGTTGGGCAGCAGGATCAAGACATTGATAGCCTTTCTGATTGGAGGCATAGCCAACAAAAATACACACattagagcattgacattggtttcatcaaatttatcttcaaaatttgatgaaaagtacatattttctataaatttaaaaccttCCTATCCATAACTTCACATTGAATTAactattagattcatcaaaataataatataatattatttttttaataataatatttttaattttttctttcatattttaaaattatactaaatatatgttaattaataatttaatttgatacttcaATTATTGGttcccaattaatttttttctttaacctaattatccaacaaataCATTTTGTCAACCCTTCTTCTACccaacaatcatatatatacaaattataatacacaatttttatatagtttcgtaatttttattcatgtttagacttaatatatttatttgagacgtaaaaaaatattaagtttataaagAGAATTGTATAAAAAACTACGAattcatgtgattttttttatatataggaatTCATGTGATTTGAGCAACAATATAATGCACAATTTTCTATTACGTTTTGTTTTTAGCTTCATGTATCAAAACGACAATGTTTGGCCAGTCTCAATAAATTCATTTAACATGGTCCAGCCGCCAACGTCAttcaaataagtataaaataatCCGGATAGCTATGAACAGTgggtcttcaaatttgaagatgaagatgaatgttctgtagctcaaagtttaaGATTTGTGTatatggtgaatccaatgcAGTACTTTTAAAGctaaattcatcaaaatttgaagattgatgagtccaatgctaatgctcttactATGAAACTGAAGTTTGTGGTGATTGTATGGATGAAGAAGAGGGTAGCAAGCACAGCTGAAGCTATGAAGGGTAGTGTAGTTAGGTGGGGTGTAGAAGAGCTTCTCAAAGGGACCGAAGTGAACAAGAATAGAGCTTGGCAGTCGGTTTACAATGTAGGTAGCTGTGAGCAGTGCATCTATCCAGTTGGTGGAGGAAAGTCTAGAGTGAGCAAGGAGAGAGACATGTTTCAATGAGATGACGATACTTGCGCCCAAAGAGgtcattttgttgtggagtgtgtGGGCAAAATTTTTTATGGACAATGTCATGTTGAGAAAGAAAACTATGGAAAATGTGTATTCACCACACCCGTTGGTTTGAAGTTATTTGACTTTGGTTGAAAGTTGATTTtcaatcaatattttaaatttgaaaaagcagTGGAAGACATCAAACTATTGTTTAAGTGGATACACCCAACTGAAACGAGTAAAATTATCAATGAAAACTGCATAGTATTTATATCCACTATTTGACAGAATCAGTGAAGTCCATACATCAATATGGATTAAATCTAATGGGTGTACAAGTAGCCTATGAGAGTGAAGAAAAGGAAGTTGCTTGCTCTTGGCAATTAGTTGGCATGGAGAACAAGGATGATCAGAGGATTTTGCACCAAGAAGAGAGaggttgaaaattaaaaatttgttgaaGAGTGGAGGTAGAGGGATGGCCGAGTCTCTAATGCCAAGTTGACCAAGTCGTCTTTATCCCGAGTAATGTTGTAAGACTGTGTCTTTTATTCAAAGAAAGTTGTTTCAAGTAGATGGGATAAATGCCTCCTTCACTTGGTCCTTCCAGTAGTGTCAGTCTTGTGTTGTTGTCCTTTATAGTGAAAGAGAGAGCatttaagataaaatgacaGTCATTATCGGAACAAAATCTCTGAACAGAGAGTAAATTGCAAAGGCAGAAGGACAGTGAAGAACATTATTAAGATGCAATTGGGAGGAAGGAGTTTGAATAAGAGAGGAGGTAGTATGAGCAATGGTTAAATCTGACCCATTACCAACAATAACATTATCATTGCCTGCATAAGGTTGTTGCAGTGAGATGTTGTTTAGAGAAGTTGTGATGTGATTATTTGATCCACTGTCAGCATACCATGGTTCATCCTCAGGAATGATATTGGTTTGAGCAACCATGGCTGCTAATTGCATGGGTGGAAGACTACCCTGGTAAGCATGGTCCATACAGTGGTAGCAGTCAAGAGCTTGATGGTTGTTCTTgctaaaaatcttataaaaactACTCATTATCCAAAGGAAAGACGATCGATTATCTACCCAAAGAAGATAGAGAGTCCAATATGGAACCTGAGAATGTTTGTTGTCATGAATTCTGTTGCGATCAGTTGTCGTCATTagttgttattatacattagtcttatatggtagtaatagttaatagtatgttatttacatatactaaactattattagtgaatttagtatatttatattatagtataggcatattattttataataatttactcatactagtatattattgaatttaattaactatatatgtaacgccccaatggaagactcaaactacatggcctatactctaaaaaaactagtcagatacaattggaaccctattggaatcttataaataacaagaacttctcattcccaagcaatgtgggatcacatacaccacctacccttatcaatatcatatggggtatcacaatctaccccccttaaattctcgaTGTTCTCGTCGGGCCTGTTCATtataggtggcatggctcaagtcccacattttttattgagataagctctgataccatttgtaacgtctcaatggaagacccaaactatatggcctatactctaaaaggactagttaatgatacaattagagcctcattggaactttataaagagcaagaacttcttctttccaagcaatgtgagattccatacaccacctacctttattaatattatatgaggtatcacaatataagttttaattatataaaatatatatgattaatatataaaaatacatatattttttataaaatatgtacaatattggagtcggagttggagtcgatACATTGccacctccgactccaactccatttttttttttgttaaaaaagctCCAGCTCCAACTGAGTCGGAGGCGGAATcggatttttgaatttttgttcaACCCTAATTGGGAAATGAAATGAGAGGTGGTTGAAATTGGACTGGTGGTGGAGGATTCGGTCATAGGATTATTTGCAGGATCGGATAAGGTGTCAATTGTggtgctctgataccatataagaATTTTAGACAAtgtttttgtattatattcaaCCACACTATATACGTTACACGCATTGGGTTTATATACAGCATATGTCCTAACAGTTACAAGAGGTTAAAAAAGGAACGTACATCATATATGGGATTGTTATCATCCGAGATATCAACAGTGAGCATATCAAGCCAGTTATGTAGGCTATCTTGTCATGCACGATCTTTGTTGACTTGGCTTTGATGAAGCTTGATTTGTGGAATGTGATTGAGGATGACACAGCTGGATTAAGATGATAATATGAAAACTGTCGCCACAAGTAGTACAAAATTTCaagtaaaaaataacatatgtTGTGATGGCTCTTCCTTACTTTGGATTTTTATTAGTATTGATTGTCGGCAGATGAAGACAGATGGTCCTtccaacacaaaaaaaaaaaaaaaagcagggGCTTTACCCCTCCTCGAGGTGCCATAAAAAATACCAGAATCAGAAGCCGGCATGGCAtcggggatttttttttttttaaaaaaaaaaagataatttagatattaagttgagtttactcttttttttttttttttaaataataatgagttaagaagTAGAGAAAGTTATATGAGACCTATCTAAACAgaatttaaaatgtatttagatgttaagataagtttaatactttttgtgagaagttaaaaaaagttataggttcTACATGTAAAAgaggttttgaattgaaatgaatttaataatttgagaattaagtattttgatgttagactcaacttaaaattagattgagttCAGTTGAGTCTTGTAATAAACGTAGCCTAAAGCTTGTTTATTTTcccagatgaaatgagataagttgagattaaaattaaaaagttaaaaaaaatattgttagaatataatttttaatattatttttgttttgagatttgaaaaagttgaattgtttattttattttatattagaagttaagaaaattgtaatgattaaatagatgagacgaaatgagatgagatgagatgttttctgaaaataaacgagaaataatctcatttttggaGGCTTTGCAAAACTTTAATTTATTGGAAattattgagatgagtttaatttttttttaggtctcattaagatgaatttaactttattctaaaaagttaaaaaagtaataaatctcatcaataattaatttgaaataagttaaatttaattcaacaaccaaacacaaccttgaTATTGCCTCTCCATGTTATCACACCTGTCTTTCTACTTCTTTCTAAGTGCAGGATTATACCAAGGGGTTGCGAATTATTTTCTACCAATTGGGGATCCTTCCTTCTCAGCCCCCATTTGAGATGGGTACAATGTTCTTGACCACTCCTTTTATTAAAGGATACTTACGTAGCCAACATGATCCGGTTTGAAAGATCTCATTTTCCATCCACAAACTCCTGCCATTTCCTACAACGCCCGCactaaaaacttgaaattggtaaaaagttaaaacaaataatatgaaGGGAAACCAGggtccttttcttctttcttgttatttatttattgtgattattagtatttattattgcTTATAATTAGGTAATTTGGGTAGCAATTCGTGTTCGTGGGTCATGTTTATATTGTGTCAAATCATAAATATTCGATTATATGGGTCAGCTCAAACACTATCCGTTAAGCTAAATGGATTAGACCTTTAAACCCTAACACGACTCATTTAAATAATGGATCATATCGTGTCATCCGTTTTGAtctatttaataattgattagAAATGAGTCAACACGACTCTTTTCAACtcgtttcatgtaaatgggttgaacctCGCATATCTTCATTTGATTTGATTAAcataattcacataaaatttaaaatcgatatttattagtagtctcaatatctcaaaaaaaaaaaaaaaaattaataagacttcctactaacaaaaaatatcaatatttttcagattttaacatataataaaaccaatattacaaacccaacaataataaatacaagCATAGGTCCAAAACTACaatcttaataataaaaacagaagcatattgagaaataccaatattacaactcaataataataaaattataatttcaaaataaaatttaaacaggTAATTTCGAATTAAGCGGGTTGACATGTTATTGACTTATTTATTAATCGTGTCTAAACGGATCAACTCGTTTTAattcaaacacatttatatcaaactcaatCCAGATAATTTTATATCGTGTTTGTATTGAATTTATGAATCATATCACATGTTACCACCCTCTACTTATAATGCACATTACGCTCTTCACCTCATTGATCCTGTCAAAATCTTgcaaacattcattcattcatttcttgCAAAAAGATTTAGGTAATAAAAAACAACTAATTGTCTGGATAGGACTTGTTTGACAACTGCTTCGATTAGAGTGCCAGCCTTTGACAATAACTTTTCTTTCCAATTTGTGATTTATTCTAAATCCTTTCTTCTATATCTTGAAAAATATGAGTTCTAGATCTACCAATAAAAGAATGAAGTCCCAAATCTCTATTATGATGTCCCAAAGATTGCACACTCTAAATTGCCTTGATACCATTAACCTCCTCCTGCACCATAAGTAAggatttttattaataaaatttgagagGGGTTCATACATGGACAGATGACCTTTggctctttataaaaaaaaaaaaaaaaaaaaaaaaagctactgCGTATAGGCTGATTCGTaaacaatttgtttttaataagaatttattaaaaaaaaacctcacttaTGACGGAAGAAAATTGCAATACAAAACAACATATACCTTTGACAAGAACAAGGTGTTCCTTTGACAAGAACAAGGTGTTAAAGTATGACTATATTCTATCTATGGACTTCCTATACACAAGTGACATCATTTGAGCCAAAGGATTGATAAACTCAAGTTTTCTATTCTCAACATGCCAATTAAAACTTGTGGTAAATCAAAACTCTCCGAGAACTCACCTTCGCACTTGCCCCTTGTGTAGCCAAGAAATTCACCACTTGGTTGATCTCtcgaaaaatatgttttaggaGAATAACTCTTCCTTCCTTAGCCCCATTCTTGATAGCTCCCTCTCTTCTTCCACCATGTCAAGATTGGTGTCATGATATACCAAAAATGGCGCTCGCTGTCTTGCTAATTGCCATCTTAACAACTTTCACTATCATACAAACTACAGAGTGGGTCATACTCTTAATTAACAAATGCATTTTTGGAATACTCTTCTCAAATTAATACCTGTACTTGCTTCTCAAGAATCACATCATTCTCGCTTATGGTGGCATATATAATCTTTATTACActgatcatgtatatatataaaatcgaACTTATCAGGCATGGCCGGCCAATGTTCAAAacaaagaggggaaaaaaaatgtcaCAATTGGAAAACAACCAGAAACCAATTTGGAAACTTCCATCTGTGTAGATGAAGAAGTTGTTGAAGAAATTGATGTTTTATTACTTGAAACAGTACTTTTGTTGCTcctcatgtgcatgcatgttaacTGCCAAAATACGACCAGCATgtcaaatatgaaataataagcatttAAAATTGgtacttaagatgagttttttAGAAAGAAGGCTGAGTCAAATATTGGACTTACCCAGTAGTCATATACAAGCAATTATCATAACCTGCATGGAAATGGCAGTTGTTTAGTaagttttctagaaaaatattacatatatagtaATTCATGACCTAAATAACCACACAAATGAATCATATCAGTTTCTCAAATCCATTATCCTAAAGTTCATAAAATTAATGTAAAGAGTAAATGAAAACTTCATAACAAGAAAGCCAGcatcaaaacaaagtaaaaatCTCTAGTAAATTAAGGCCCTTCTAGTTTGTCTGCATCTTTGCCCGTGTTAAGGTAGCCAGAAATTATTATAAGCACATCAAATAAATCTTGCCTCTTAgtttaacaaataattttcctAATAAAAGAGGTTTCGATCCTGATATATTCTTACTTGGGTCTTTATCAACTTCAATGCCCGTCCCCCAAAATCGCAAGCAGCAGAAGTAGCTCCATTTTGCTGGTAGAAACTATTGAAAGCATAAGATGCATGTGGGACTAGACTATCTGGCTCAAAACAAGGCTGGCTAGGCTGAATAGCAGTGCAGTCCACATTCCCAGGACCACAAGCCCAGTCCAAGGCATTCTGCAACTCCATTTCAGAAGACTTATTTGAAGCTATGCACCATGTTTTTCCATCTGAACTAGTCATTTCTGCGCGCAGCACCTTAATTTTCCAGTGAAATCCagtttataataacatttaaagaGGGGGTTAACATGAACTGTATTGTTTTGGCTATTGCATATGTGATAGGaacaacaaacaacaatattatgTGCAATATTCCTTGGTCATGGAAGGATCGTAGAGCAGTCTTGCAGCAAATTAAAGCTTACCGTTAGAACCAGTAGTACTACGTGAACTTATGGTGGGGATGCTTAAGAACTAACGCCAGAACTGTGAGCTGCTTACTATAATCATGAAAAAAGATTACATGAACCTTTGTACTTCCGAATTAAAGACGCAACTTGCAACCCTGGCAAACGACTTGTTCACCTTCAAATTTGTTCTTAAATGCTCAATGTGTAGTAATAGGCCGGTTTTCCCTCAAAGTAGACATTATTATAAGAAGCTTTGTGCCCCCCTCGATCTGATCTGATCAATCCTAAAATTCATGCATGATGATCTATATAGACTTGGGCTTGATCAGatagcttataaaaaacttcaagTTTAATTAAAATTGTCATTCTCGAAATTTTTGCTCGAGTCAATGTCGATCAAATTGTGTCTGAGTATCGCTCGGCCACCGGGATGCATGTCTCATGTGTATAGCAAAATTCAGTTAATCCAGAGGTCTCGCGTGCAGTctagaaaaatttattattgaCTTCTTTTAACCTAATAAACATTAGAACTTGAAAAACTTCGTGAAACATGGAATTGTAAATCTTTGTTAGCTTTCGAATGCCATCAAGATCCCCTTAATCAGATGTCAGGATAAAAATTATGACGACTTTAATTTCATTTAGGTTAATCTCATGAAATCTAGCGCACAGCTTGCTAACTTTACTCAACATGATATTTACAACTCAATTAAATTAGTATAtacaaagatattatttttaaattaacagCATTAACGACTATACGGCCATCAAAATAGCGAAAATGATATGCGTAAAAAGAAGGCATTGACATTTCTCTTAAACTGATCTGTCCAAGAGGCAGGAGACATTGGACCCGATCGAGAACAAAGACCCAGTACGTAGTTGTTAATGTAGATAATCAGAGACGTCggtcccattaaaaaaaaaaaaaaatcattataatttatgtagtTAACGCATGCAAAACAAATGAGCCCCCGCAAAAATATGGCAATGGCAGCTGAAAGTACATGCCAAAAGGTAAAagagtaaaaggaaaacaaagtgTGTGTGCGTGTATATGTGCATGCATCAAACCAACGAATAACATAGGAATTAAGAAACAGAGCGCAGAAGAAGAATCTAAATTAAACATCAAGCATGCACGGACCTAAAAGCATAAGCAAGATCAGCGAAGCTGCAAACATAAGCTGCCTGGATCCCTTGGCCATTGCAGCGCCTTGCTCTTCAAAGCCAATTAAGCTGCTAACAATGCCTCCTCGGACCTTTGATCTTCTGAAGTACTACTGATTAAATTGATGAAAATTCTTATAAATCTTGTTCTATCTTCGCCTACAGCCTACTTGAATAATCCAGCTGGCCGACAGCAATTGGTGTTTTGATGATCTGTCAGCTGCATGGGACTGTCGGATCTCAGATTCGTTTTATTATTAGCTAAGCTCCAGCACACATACGTGCGTACAGCATCTCATGCATGCAGGTTCAATTATACAGATCAGTACTTAGCCATCATGTGATCATGTTGatgttaatacatatataatataggaaGTTCAGTTTTCTTAATATcgtttgtgaatttaattagttGAGTGTAATccctaattaatatatatgtatgtaatatgtatattatatcatatatgcattttttttgtctataattgtgaaaaaaaatgtagataCTGTAGATGCAATTTCATTTCACGCTCATTCAATGTATAACAAACAATTTTACCAAACGTTTGATATAAGaattaataacaaattaatattaagtGTTTAGAAAACAGATCACCTCTTACTTTAAAAAACGGAAGACTTCAAAGACATCTATACA
Coding sequences:
- the LOC121253528 gene encoding PLASMODESMATA CALLOSE-BINDING PROTEIN 1-like — translated: MTSSDGKTWCIASNKSSEMELQNALDWACGPGNVDCTAIQPSQPCFEPDSLVPHASYAFNSFYQQNGATSAACDFGGRALKLIKTQGSLPPMQLAAMVAQTNIIPEDEPWYADSGSNNHITTSLNNISLQQPYAGNDNVIVGNGSDLTIAHTTSSLIQTPSSQLHLNNVLHCPSAFAIYSLFRDFVPIMTVILS